The following are encoded together in the Dickeya lacustris genome:
- a CDS encoding helix-turn-helix transcriptional regulator, whose protein sequence is MSLLERKILLKKEVKAILRVSSDSSFQEMINAGEFPKGFRIGLRRVGWFEDEVNTWLSQRIAERDQQSGN, encoded by the coding sequence ATGAGTCTGTTAGAAAGAAAAATCCTGCTGAAAAAAGAAGTGAAAGCTATTTTGCGTGTCAGCTCTGACAGCAGCTTTCAGGAAATGATCAACGCCGGGGAATTCCCGAAAGGCTTTCGTATTGGCCTGCGCCGCGTAGGTTGGTTTGAAGATGAGGTTAACACCTGGCTGTCACAACGGATTGCTGAACGCGATCAGCAATCCGGGAATTAA
- a CDS encoding HGGxSTG domain-containing protein — MNERKRLLKRYQAHHDRKMAEHRAWAATGYDPQHRPPLEPYPDELRGLQCCATTRAGTPCKRTDIYRNGRCKYHGGKSTGAKTPEGKARQLAGYRRWLESKRKNEAATA, encoded by the coding sequence ATGAACGAGCGTAAAAGATTACTGAAGCGCTATCAGGCGCACCATGACCGTAAGATGGCCGAACACCGGGCCTGGGCCGCTACCGGCTATGACCCGCAGCACAGGCCGCCGCTGGAGCCTTATCCTGACGAACTGCGCGGCCTGCAATGCTGCGCCACCACACGTGCCGGAACCCCCTGCAAACGCACGGACATTTACCGTAATGGCCGCTGCAAATACCACGGCGGCAAAAGTACCGGAGCCAAAACGCCGGAAGGCAAAGCCCGCCAGTTAGCAGGCTACCGCCGCTGGCTGGAGAGCAAACGCAAAAACGAAGCCGCTACGGCATAA
- a CDS encoding YejL family protein: MPQSSRYSDEQIEQLLTDLVNVLEKHHTPTDLALMVLGNMVTNLLNTSIANPKQREALAGSFADALQASIKTNDIH; the protein is encoded by the coding sequence ATGCCGCAATCATCCCGTTATAGTGACGAACAAATCGAACAATTGCTGACTGATCTGGTCAATGTATTGGAAAAGCACCACACTCCGACCGATCTTGCACTGATGGTGCTCGGCAACATGGTCACCAATCTGCTCAATACCAGCATCGCGAATCCGAAACAGCGTGAAGCGTTGGCGGGTTCTTTTGCCGACGCGTTGCAAGCGTCTATAAAAACTAACGACATCCATTGA
- the yejK gene encoding nucleoid-associated protein YejK, whose product MSLDIDQIALHQLVKRDEQTLDMVLRESLLSVNGAVGEMMAELHRVYSAKSKAYGLFNDGSELAAALRACRKGEDDFLAFSRAATGRLRDELAKYPFAEGGVVLFAQYRYLAVEYLLIAVLNSCNSLRVNEQLDISNTHYLDIHRADIVARIDLTEWETNPESTRYLTFLKGRVGRKVSDFFMDFLAAAEGLDTKAQNKGLLKAVDDYCADAQLDKSERQQYRQQVYSYCNEQLQAGEEIALDALSNELPPLGDKTFQAFTAEQGYELEESFPADRSTLRQLTKFSGSGGGLSINFDALLLGERIFWDPATDTLTIKGTPPNLRDQLQRRFGGSNR is encoded by the coding sequence ATGAGTCTGGATATCGACCAGATTGCCCTGCATCAGTTGGTCAAGCGCGATGAGCAGACGCTGGACATGGTGTTGCGTGAATCGTTGCTGAGTGTGAACGGGGCCGTCGGTGAGATGATGGCGGAGCTACACCGTGTGTACAGCGCCAAGAGTAAAGCTTACGGCCTGTTTAATGACGGCAGTGAATTGGCCGCCGCATTGCGCGCCTGTCGTAAGGGGGAAGATGATTTTCTGGCTTTTTCCCGAGCGGCGACCGGTCGGTTACGTGATGAGCTGGCCAAGTACCCGTTTGCAGAGGGTGGGGTGGTGCTGTTTGCGCAGTATCGCTATCTGGCGGTGGAATACCTGCTGATTGCGGTGTTAAACAGTTGCAACAGCCTGCGGGTTAATGAGCAACTGGATATCAGCAACACCCATTATCTGGATATTCACCGCGCCGATATCGTGGCGCGTATTGATCTGACCGAGTGGGAAACCAACCCGGAATCTACCCGTTATCTGACGTTTCTCAAAGGCCGGGTCGGGCGCAAGGTGTCAGATTTCTTTATGGATTTTCTGGCTGCGGCGGAAGGGCTGGATACCAAGGCGCAAAACAAAGGCTTGCTCAAAGCGGTGGATGACTATTGCGCCGATGCGCAATTGGATAAAAGCGAGCGTCAGCAGTACCGCCAGCAAGTCTACAGCTACTGCAATGAGCAATTGCAGGCCGGCGAAGAGATTGCGCTGGATGCGCTGTCAAACGAGTTACCGCCCTTGGGCGACAAAACCTTCCAGGCGTTTACCGCCGAACAGGGGTATGAGCTGGAAGAGAGTTTTCCTGCCGATCGCAGCACGTTGCGCCAGCTAACCAAGTTTTCCGGTAGCGGCGGCGGACTGAGTATTAATTTTGATGCCTTGTTGCTCGGTGAGCGTATCTTCTGGGACCCCGCTACCGATACGTTGACCATCAAAGGTACACCACCTAATCTGCGCGACCAGTTGCAGCGTCGGTTCGGCGGCAGCAATCGCTGA
- a CDS encoding YlcI/YnfO family protein, whose product MPTGHKNNKSIYKGIRFPHELIDEIDASVEREKADNPNANFSAWVLDACGRKLDAEKRDKSKK is encoded by the coding sequence ATGCCGACAGGCCACAAAAACAACAAATCAATATATAAGGGCATCCGCTTTCCGCATGAACTTATCGACGAGATCGACGCCAGCGTAGAGCGGGAGAAAGCCGATAACCCGAACGCCAATTTTTCCGCCTGGGTGCTGGATGCCTGCGGGCGTAAGCTGGACGCTGAAAAGCGCGATAAATCAAAAAAATAA
- a CDS encoding TOPRIM and DUF927 domain-containing protein has protein sequence MRNIDLIRDTASAAQGRWRAVLAQLGITVPDNARQHAPCPACGGKDRFRFDDDGRGAHFCNQCGAGDGLELVQKVRQCDITAAARLVAEVVGTLPASSVAAPADTPAAKRQRFLQRYQALTRQAVPGVSAYLAGKGLAATYPLLPDGRLLLALQTAEGTITAAQTLAPDGKKRLLTDSAKTGAYHPVTTPTHPDTVILAEGLATALSVSQMNPTAMTVAAIDAGNLLPVARALRARFPTARLIVAADNDTAPGKANTGKQWAEKAAREVNGWVALPPTDEKADWDDYRQQAGIEAATRAFQASLYQPTDDTPPARREPLAPFVDSRATGVYWVTPKADRDSGDIIQHEQWLCSPLAVVGVGRDDAEQYLILRWQPAGATQAVTAALPLADVGEREGWRTLKAGGVTVTTRPYLRAILADWLQRQHSGEVWHIAHSTGWQCGAYLMPDGEVIGTPSRPVLFRGRSATASGYGISGTAESWRESVARLASGNPSMMTAIAAALAAPLIGLSGSDGFGLHFYEQSSAGKTTTANVATSLYGDPQALKLTWYGTALGIANEAEAHNDGLLPLDEVGQGSDARSVSTSAYTLFNGVGKLQGAREGGNRELKRWRTVAISTGEMDMETFLASAGIPPKAGQLVRLLNLPLEKAQQFHGYPDGKAHADALKAAYRTHYGAAGRAWIRYLAEHREDAIQAVSEAETRWRSLIPTDYGEQVHRVAERFAILEAALLVGRAVTGWEPQACRDAIQHSFNAWIKEFGTGNKEHQQITAQAEAFLNTYGLSRYAPVGYDPRDLPIRELAGYRDKGKHDDEPMVFYTFPATFEAEIARGFNVRHFARVLAQSGMLKPGADGKHTRKSIRVDGRQPRFYVLMYLPEEAEATG, from the coding sequence ATGCGTAATATCGACCTTATCCGTGACACCGCCAGTGCGGCGCAAGGGCGCTGGCGGGCGGTACTGGCCCAATTGGGGATTACGGTTCCCGATAATGCCCGTCAGCACGCCCCCTGCCCGGCGTGCGGGGGTAAAGACCGCTTCCGTTTTGATGATGACGGGCGCGGGGCGCATTTCTGTAATCAGTGCGGGGCCGGTGACGGCCTTGAACTGGTGCAGAAAGTCAGGCAGTGCGATATCACCGCTGCCGCACGGCTGGTGGCGGAGGTGGTCGGCACGCTGCCTGCGTCTTCTGTCGCTGCGCCAGCAGACACCCCCGCCGCCAAACGCCAGCGCTTTCTGCAACGCTATCAGGCACTGACGCGTCAGGCCGTGCCGGGCGTATCGGCCTATCTGGCTGGGAAAGGGCTGGCAGCCACGTACCCGCTGCTGCCGGATGGCCGCCTGTTGCTGGCGTTACAGACAGCGGAGGGCACCATCACGGCAGCGCAAACCCTCGCCCCGGATGGCAAAAAGCGGTTGCTGACCGACTCGGCCAAAACCGGCGCGTATCACCCGGTCACTACGCCCACCCACCCCGACACGGTTATTTTGGCGGAAGGGCTGGCAACCGCGCTGAGTGTCAGCCAGATGAACCCAACGGCCATGACGGTGGCCGCCATCGACGCCGGAAATCTGCTGCCGGTGGCCCGCGCCTTGCGCGCGCGCTTTCCCACTGCCCGGCTGATAGTGGCGGCGGATAACGACACCGCACCGGGCAAGGCCAACACTGGCAAACAGTGGGCGGAGAAAGCCGCCCGCGAAGTGAACGGCTGGGTGGCGCTGCCGCCGACCGATGAAAAGGCCGACTGGGACGATTACCGCCAGCAGGCCGGTATCGAGGCGGCAACTCGCGCCTTTCAGGCATCGCTGTATCAACCGACCGACGACACTCCACCGGCCAGACGCGAGCCGCTGGCCCCGTTTGTGGACAGCCGCGCCACCGGGGTGTACTGGGTGACGCCCAAAGCCGACCGAGACAGCGGCGACATCATCCAGCACGAGCAGTGGTTATGTTCCCCGCTGGCGGTGGTGGGGGTCGGGCGTGATGACGCCGAGCAATACCTTATCCTGCGCTGGCAGCCTGCCGGGGCGACACAGGCCGTGACCGCTGCCCTGCCGCTGGCAGACGTGGGCGAGCGCGAAGGCTGGCGCACGCTCAAGGCGGGCGGCGTGACCGTCACCACCCGGCCCTACCTGCGCGCCATTCTGGCCGACTGGCTACAGCGCCAGCACAGCGGCGAGGTCTGGCATATCGCTCACAGCACCGGCTGGCAGTGCGGCGCGTACCTGATGCCGGATGGCGAAGTCATCGGCACCCCGTCGCGCCCGGTACTGTTCCGGGGCCGCAGCGCTACCGCCTCCGGTTACGGCATCAGTGGCACGGCGGAAAGCTGGCGCGAGTCGGTGGCCCGGCTGGCATCCGGCAACCCGTCGATGATGACCGCCATTGCCGCCGCTCTGGCCGCGCCGCTGATTGGCCTGTCCGGTTCGGACGGCTTTGGGCTGCATTTCTATGAACAGTCGAGCGCCGGGAAAACCACCACCGCCAACGTCGCCACCAGCCTGTACGGTGACCCGCAGGCACTGAAGCTGACCTGGTACGGCACCGCGCTCGGTATTGCCAACGAAGCCGAAGCCCATAACGATGGTCTGCTGCCGCTGGATGAAGTCGGCCAGGGAAGTGATGCACGGTCGGTGTCCACCTCGGCCTACACGCTGTTTAACGGTGTCGGCAAATTGCAGGGGGCGCGGGAAGGCGGCAACCGGGAGCTGAAGCGCTGGCGCACGGTGGCGATTAGCACCGGGGAAATGGACATGGAAACCTTTCTCGCCAGCGCAGGCATTCCCCCCAAAGCCGGGCAACTGGTGCGCCTGCTCAATCTGCCGCTGGAGAAGGCCCAGCAATTCCACGGCTACCCGGACGGCAAGGCGCACGCCGATGCGCTGAAAGCGGCGTATCGCACCCATTACGGCGCAGCCGGTCGGGCATGGATACGCTATCTGGCCGAACACCGCGAGGACGCCATACAGGCAGTGAGCGAGGCGGAAACCCGCTGGCGCAGCCTCATTCCTACTGATTACGGCGAGCAGGTTCACCGGGTGGCGGAGCGCTTCGCCATTCTGGAAGCGGCGCTACTGGTGGGGCGGGCCGTCACCGGCTGGGAGCCGCAAGCGTGCCGGGATGCGATACAGCACAGCTTCAATGCCTGGATTAAGGAATTCGGCACCGGCAACAAGGAGCACCAGCAAATCACCGCCCAGGCGGAAGCCTTTCTGAATACTTACGGCCTCAGCCGCTATGCGCCGGTGGGGTATGACCCGCGTGATTTACCCATTCGGGAGCTGGCGGGTTACCGCGACAAGGGTAAACACGACGATGAACCGATGGTGTTCTACACCTTCCCGGCCACCTTTGAAGCGGAAATCGCCAGAGGGTTTAACGTGCGCCATTTTGCCCGCGTGCTGGCACAAAGCGGAATGCTGAAGCCCGGCGCTGACGGCAAACACACCCGTAAATCCATACGGGTGGACGGTCGCCAGCCGCGTTTTTACGTGCTGATGTACCTGCCGGAAGAGGCGGAAGCGACCGGCTGA
- a CDS encoding DUF2971 domain-containing protein, translated as MDEKEIVNLIKNKKHSRLSFLEDERKLVDNDDYYGFLYFLLESKNEDTKDVLEKISNIHGGLFYAYLYLGDVALKIYSAIYERHVPESFFRAATELDRDNSDAWWGIYRASRDLKAFLESLKIDYKNKNIKAVKDKLKNTMIDGFNLSGYSNDEWSFLIKILLDKEIFSEENTKKYLLHAYLNLNFIDEGVDLIHQMDKVNVDILIKYYRLGKIDKKTSLSKLYFFETDKFLEGDSLGIYEEYLKESLKGGANPTKSVLILKAFKARKFWDVIKHYRDGLTNNTFLHYDFESRVYLLLSQIQLKIDLDEEALKYISNKNQLVDKEYRGLYKAFCLSRILDKLKKQYDKNNYFYHDIAALKSYQDAEQLLEDSELLNHFLYNELFDELERLREKWDSEHFKYRFEGLRNNNSELYFTHESLMEFCSLGVENKHYKEVVDKINEYHEKSPSTIYTYNALGVCFDNLASQEKAFEYFEKAVELMGKYKDFDYSILANYIQHAKENSFLIPDDRFEKLQDDLNINLVESCKWSPFIGNRLYKYYPLNVNTIDSLINGYFYFPQKNQLNDPIEFPELDGIGKKNIIHSDYRICSFSKNKNSVLMWSHYTKNHEGLMVEFQFKGELSKGVGIAEVKYTDGGKRNRDQDKYIFNQFLLTKNNEWSYEEEVRLLSYKNDKVFYERYNYPYHDKNKINAQILSITLGCNFPESKIELIRNIVETMNKNRCEHEGNILIRKAIISKSNVFSLEYINL; from the coding sequence ATGGATGAAAAAGAAATAGTTAACCTAATAAAGAACAAAAAGCACTCAAGATTATCTTTTTTAGAAGATGAAAGAAAATTAGTCGATAATGATGATTACTATGGATTTTTGTATTTCTTACTCGAGTCAAAAAATGAAGACACAAAAGATGTTTTGGAAAAAATATCAAATATACATGGTGGATTATTTTATGCTTATTTATATCTTGGGGATGTTGCATTAAAAATATACTCCGCAATATATGAGCGTCATGTACCAGAATCGTTCTTTAGAGCAGCGACTGAATTAGACAGAGATAACTCAGATGCATGGTGGGGCATTTATCGTGCAAGTAGAGATTTAAAAGCATTCTTGGAATCATTAAAGATAGATTACAAAAACAAAAATATCAAGGCAGTGAAAGATAAATTAAAAAACACAATGATTGATGGTTTTAATTTAAGTGGTTATTCAAATGACGAATGGAGTTTCTTGATAAAAATACTTTTAGATAAAGAAATTTTCAGTGAAGAAAACACAAAAAAATATCTTTTGCATGCTTATTTAAACCTTAATTTCATTGATGAAGGGGTGGATCTTATTCACCAAATGGATAAGGTCAATGTTGATATTCTAATTAAATATTATCGACTTGGTAAGATAGATAAAAAAACATCCTTGTCTAAGTTGTATTTTTTTGAAACAGATAAATTTCTTGAGGGTGATAGTCTAGGAATATATGAAGAATATCTGAAGGAATCATTAAAAGGAGGAGCGAATCCCACAAAATCAGTTCTTATTCTAAAAGCATTCAAAGCCAGGAAGTTTTGGGATGTGATAAAACATTACAGAGATGGGTTGACTAATAATACTTTTCTTCACTATGATTTTGAATCTCGCGTTTATCTTCTTTTATCACAAATCCAATTGAAGATAGATCTTGATGAAGAAGCTTTAAAATATATTTCAAATAAAAATCAACTCGTTGATAAAGAGTATCGAGGCTTATATAAAGCATTTTGTCTAAGCCGTATTTTAGATAAGCTAAAAAAGCAATACGACAAAAATAACTACTTTTATCATGATATTGCTGCTCTTAAGTCGTATCAAGATGCGGAGCAATTGTTAGAAGACTCTGAGCTATTGAATCATTTTCTTTATAATGAGTTGTTTGATGAATTAGAGAGATTAAGAGAAAAATGGGATAGCGAACACTTCAAATATAGATTTGAAGGATTGCGAAATAATAATTCGGAATTATATTTCACACATGAAAGCCTCATGGAATTCTGTAGCTTAGGGGTTGAAAACAAACATTACAAAGAAGTAGTTGATAAAATAAATGAATATCATGAAAAAAGCCCATCAACTATTTATACTTATAATGCATTGGGTGTTTGTTTTGATAACCTTGCTTCCCAAGAAAAAGCTTTTGAGTATTTCGAAAAGGCTGTTGAGCTTATGGGGAAATATAAAGACTTTGATTATTCTATATTGGCAAACTACATTCAACATGCAAAGGAAAACTCGTTTTTAATTCCTGATGATAGATTTGAAAAGTTGCAAGATGATCTTAACATTAATTTGGTTGAGTCATGCAAATGGTCTCCGTTCATAGGTAATAGACTATATAAATATTACCCATTGAATGTAAATACGATAGATTCATTAATTAATGGCTATTTTTATTTCCCTCAAAAAAATCAATTAAACGATCCAATTGAATTTCCAGAATTAGATGGCATAGGTAAAAAAAACATTATACATTCCGATTACAGGATCTGTTCATTTTCTAAAAATAAAAACTCGGTTTTAATGTGGTCTCACTATACTAAAAACCATGAAGGCTTAATGGTTGAGTTTCAATTTAAAGGAGAGTTATCTAAAGGAGTTGGTATTGCAGAGGTTAAATATACTGATGGTGGTAAAAGAAATAGAGATCAAGATAAATATATATTTAATCAATTTTTATTAACGAAGAATAATGAATGGTCATATGAGGAAGAAGTAAGATTATTATCTTACAAAAACGATAAAGTTTTTTATGAAAGATACAACTATCCATATCATGACAAAAATAAAATAAATGCTCAAATATTGAGCATAACATTGGGTTGTAATTTTCCAGAATCAAAAATTGAATTAATAAGAAATATTGTTGAAACAATGAATAAAAATAGATGTGAGCATGAAGGAAATATATTAATCAGAAAGGCAATAATATCAAAAAGCAATGTTTTTTCTCTGGAGTATATTAATTTATAG
- the yejM gene encoding LPS biosynthesis-modulating metalloenzyme YejM yields the protein MVTNRPRYREKVSQMISWGHWFALFNILLALGLGSRYLFVADWPSSLPGRLYSLVSWLGHFSFIGFSTYLLIIFPLTFIVMSQRLLRFLSAALATAGQTLLIVDASVFSRFHLHLNMTVWDLVTNPDQSEMVRDWQLLFISVPVIFMVEMLFGTWCWQKLRSLNRRHFARPMAAVFIVAFCLSHLMYIWADANFYRPITMQRANLPLSYPMTARRFLEKHGLLNAQEYERRLALQGNPDAVSVEYPLSDISFRDAGSGYNLLLVVMDSVPDQDTPHSMPNLARFAEENVRFSNYFSAGTQQDGGLFNLFYGISTTYMDGILGSSKPSALIDALSQQGYQFGLFSSSGFSSPLYRQALLSDFSLPPPQPQSDDAITTQWVKWLDNNTGTRSPWFSFIEFNHATTGSNGRPLAPGEQQRRYRQDTASIDEQIDRIITTLREKNLLDKTVVVITAEQSSAERLKDDDPSPMNREHRQVPLVVHWPETPAQTISKMTDPKDVMTTLMQRLLHVKTAAEDYSQGEDLFSAERRANWLLNGDSNSLTIITPQQVIQLGRNGSYRAYDANGRLLPDEKPQLGLLLQVLTTERRFIAN from the coding sequence ATGGTAACCAACCGTCCGCGCTACCGTGAAAAAGTCTCCCAGATGATAAGCTGGGGGCACTGGTTCGCCCTGTTCAACATTCTACTCGCACTGGGGTTGGGTAGCCGTTATCTGTTCGTTGCCGACTGGCCATCGTCACTGCCTGGACGGCTGTATTCGCTGGTAAGCTGGCTGGGGCATTTCAGCTTTATCGGTTTCTCCACCTATCTGCTGATCATTTTCCCGCTGACATTTATTGTGATGTCGCAGCGATTGCTGCGCTTCCTGTCGGCGGCGCTCGCCACCGCCGGTCAGACACTGCTGATCGTTGATGCCTCGGTATTCAGTCGTTTTCATCTCCACCTGAACATGACGGTCTGGGACTTGGTGACCAACCCGGACCAAAGCGAAATGGTGCGCGACTGGCAGCTACTGTTCATCAGTGTGCCGGTCATTTTCATGGTGGAGATGCTATTCGGCACCTGGTGCTGGCAAAAGCTACGCAGCCTTAACCGGCGTCATTTCGCCAGACCGATGGCGGCCGTCTTCATTGTGGCGTTTTGCCTGTCTCACCTGATGTACATCTGGGCGGATGCCAATTTCTACCGCCCGATCACCATGCAGCGCGCCAACCTGCCACTCTCCTACCCGATGACGGCCCGCCGTTTTCTGGAGAAACATGGCCTGCTCAATGCGCAAGAATATGAGCGCCGTCTGGCATTGCAGGGCAACCCGGACGCGGTCTCGGTAGAATACCCGCTCAGCGACATCAGTTTCCGCGACGCAGGCAGCGGCTATAATCTGTTGTTGGTGGTGATGGATAGCGTGCCGGATCAGGACACACCACATTCCATGCCCAACCTGGCGCGCTTCGCTGAAGAGAACGTACGCTTCAGCAACTATTTCAGCGCCGGTACTCAGCAAGATGGCGGTCTGTTTAATCTGTTTTATGGCATCTCCACCACCTACATGGACGGCATACTCGGCAGCAGCAAACCGTCTGCGCTGATCGATGCCCTGAGTCAGCAGGGTTACCAGTTTGGTCTGTTCTCCTCCAGCGGATTTAGCAGTCCATTGTACCGTCAGGCCCTGCTATCCGACTTCTCGCTGCCACCGCCCCAACCGCAAAGCGATGACGCTATCACCACGCAGTGGGTCAAGTGGCTGGACAACAATACCGGTACCCGCTCGCCCTGGTTCTCGTTCATCGAGTTTAACCACGCGACCACAGGCAGCAATGGCCGCCCGCTTGCCCCTGGCGAACAGCAGCGTCGTTACCGTCAGGATACCGCCAGTATTGATGAGCAAATCGACCGCATCATCACCACGCTGCGGGAGAAAAACCTGCTCGACAAAACGGTGGTGGTGATTACCGCCGAGCAAAGCAGTGCCGAACGCCTCAAAGACGACGACCCGTCGCCAATGAACCGTGAGCACCGACAGGTGCCACTGGTCGTTCACTGGCCGGAAACCCCGGCACAGACCATCAGCAAAATGACTGACCCGAAAGATGTGATGACCACGCTGATGCAACGCTTGCTGCATGTGAAAACCGCAGCGGAAGATTACTCGCAGGGAGAGGACTTGTTCAGCGCTGAACGGCGGGCCAACTGGTTACTCAACGGCGACAGTAATTCACTGACCATCATCACACCGCAGCAGGTCATTCAGTTAGGTCGCAACGGCAGTTACCGGGCTTACGACGCCAATGGTCGCTTATTACCGGATGAAAAACCGCAGTTAGGGTTGCTCTTGCAGGTGCTGACGACTGAACGGCGATTTATTGCTAACTAA
- a CDS encoding integrase domain-containing protein, producing MAIQAKPLTNTEVKAARATDKELSLHDGGGLLLFVKPSGTKTWRFRYYHPQTKKRTTLTFGSYPALSLADARQMREAAKALLEKGIDPQFHQQQQREQEQAISLNTFAKVAADWYEVKKSQPLAENTIKDIWRSLEKYVFPFIGNQPISQLTARHFITALEPIQASGKLETVKRVSQRINEVMDYAVNSGLIPANPAAKIRKAFQTPVKTHMPTIRPEALPGLMKTLSVASIELQTRLLIEWQLLTVARPAEAAETRWSEIDLTENTWTIPAGRMKMRREHVIPLPPQALAILDAMKPISGHREYLFPSAKDPKQPMNSQTANAALRRMGYKGVLVSHGLRAIFSTAANEAGFPPDVIEAALAHVDTNEVRRAYNRSTYLEQRKVLMCWWGEFVETAATGKAMAADGAKGLRVINA from the coding sequence ATGGCAATTCAGGCAAAGCCCCTCACCAACACGGAAGTCAAAGCCGCCAGAGCGACGGATAAAGAATTGTCATTGCATGACGGCGGCGGGCTGCTGCTGTTCGTCAAACCATCTGGTACAAAAACCTGGCGCTTTCGCTATTACCATCCACAGACCAAAAAGCGGACTACGCTCACCTTTGGCAGTTATCCAGCGCTCTCTTTGGCCGACGCCCGCCAAATGCGCGAAGCAGCCAAAGCACTTTTAGAAAAAGGCATCGATCCGCAATTCCACCAGCAACAGCAGCGCGAACAAGAGCAGGCAATCAGCCTGAACACGTTCGCCAAAGTCGCCGCCGACTGGTATGAAGTGAAAAAATCTCAACCTCTGGCCGAGAACACCATCAAAGATATCTGGCGCTCATTGGAAAAATACGTGTTCCCGTTCATCGGAAACCAGCCTATCAGCCAGCTTACCGCCCGCCATTTCATCACCGCGCTGGAGCCGATACAGGCCAGTGGCAAACTGGAAACCGTTAAACGGGTTAGCCAGCGCATCAACGAAGTGATGGACTATGCCGTTAACTCCGGCCTGATACCGGCTAACCCGGCGGCGAAGATCCGCAAAGCGTTTCAGACACCGGTGAAAACCCATATGCCGACCATCCGGCCAGAGGCATTGCCTGGCCTGATGAAAACGCTATCGGTCGCCAGCATTGAGCTACAAACCCGGTTATTGATTGAATGGCAATTGCTGACCGTTGCTCGCCCGGCTGAAGCCGCAGAAACCCGCTGGAGCGAGATAGACCTTACGGAGAACACCTGGACAATCCCGGCTGGCCGCATGAAGATGCGCCGCGAGCACGTCATTCCCCTGCCCCCACAAGCGTTAGCCATTCTGGACGCCATGAAGCCAATCAGCGGCCACCGGGAATATCTGTTCCCTTCCGCTAAAGACCCCAAACAGCCGATGAACAGCCAAACCGCTAACGCCGCATTGCGTCGCATGGGTTACAAAGGCGTGCTGGTGTCCCACGGTTTGCGCGCTATCTTCAGTACCGCCGCCAACGAAGCAGGCTTCCCGCCGGACGTCATCGAAGCCGCGCTAGCTCACGTTGACACCAATGAAGTGCGCCGCGCTTACAACCGCTCCACCTATCTGGAGCAACGCAAGGTACTGATGTGCTGGTGGGGTGAGTTTGTTGAAACCGCCGCCACCGGTAAGGCGATGGCCGCAGACGGCGCAAAAGGGCTACGAGTGATTAACGCCTAA
- a CDS encoding host cell division inhibitor Icd-like protein produces MAGSQSTQTRPKFQYRFLALRRHSPNTAPRPLAVEAHSEAEARRHLEPDFILVFAGRLPVQEVRHV; encoded by the coding sequence ATGGCTGGTTCACAGTCTACCCAAACTCGCCCCAAATTTCAGTATCGCTTCCTGGCGCTGCGGCGTCACTCGCCAAATACAGCTCCCCGCCCGCTTGCCGTTGAAGCCCACAGCGAAGCAGAAGCACGCCGCCATCTGGAGCCGGATTTTATTCTGGTCTTTGCCGGTCGCCTGCCAGTTCAGGAGGTGCGCCATGTTTGA